A window of Halogeometricum sp. S1BR25-6 genomic DNA:
ATGACGGGGTCGAGACCGGCCGTGAGACCGCCCGCGGGTTCGTCGACGACGACGTTCCCCTCGTCGTCGTACTCGTGGGAGTAGGGCTGGCGGTTCGAGACCACGACGAGGTCGCCGGGAACCGAGGGGGCGTCGGCGTCGTTGCTGTCGCCGTCGTCGGTCCGGCCGTCGGTCGACTCCTCGGCGCCTGTCATCGGGTCACCCCGCGAGCGTCGTCCGCCGTCATACGGTCGTCACCGTGTTCGTCAGCGTACCGACGTTCTCGATGGTTATCTCGACGCGGTCGCCCTCCCGGAGGGTGAACTCCGCGGGCGGGACGATGGAGGTTCCCGTGAGAAGCACCGAGAGTTCGGGCGTCTCGTCGTGGCGGGTGCGGTAAGAGACGAGTTCCTCGCAGGTTCGCGCCATCAGGGAGGTGTCTGTCTCCCCCTCGAACGCCGTTTCGCCGTCGCGTTCGATCGTCATCGACATCTCCAGGTCGTGCGGGTCCGCGACCGTCTCGGGCGAGGCGACGCAGGGGCCGACCGCGCAGCACCGCTCGAACACCTTCGCCTGCGGAAGGTACAGCGGGTTCTGTCCTTCGAGGTCCCGACTGCTCACGTCGTCGCCGACGGTGTAGCCGACGACGTCGCCCTCGTAGAGGACGATGCCGAGTTCGGGTTCGGGGACGTCCCACTCGGAGTCCTCGCGGACGCCGATTTCGTCGTCGGGGCCGACGGTTCGGGAGGGCGTCGCCTTGAAGAACAGTTCGGGCCGGTCGTTCTCGAACACCTGCTGGTACATCTCCGGGCGGCCGCTCTCATCTTCGCGGGCGTCGCCGCTGGCCTCGTAGGTGACGCCGGCGGCCCACACCTCGTCCGGGACGACCGGACGGACCGCCCCCGACTCGACGTCGTCTTCGCCGACGACGGGCGCGTCGTCGAGGAGGGCCTCGGCCACGTCGTCGACGCCGCGGTCCGTCGTCGAGGCGACCATCGCGAGGTCGCGGAACGACGAGAGGGCCGGGCGCGCCGACGAGAGATCGTAGGCTGTCCGGCCGTCGCGGGCGACGAGGCGCGGATCCTCGGAGTCGATCCGAACGCGGAAATATCGCATCAACTCCCGATACACGACGACGCCACTAATTTCTCGTGGCGGTCGGGGTGGAATTTCCGGGACGTGCCGCCGCGGCCGTAAGAGGCGTAAGTCGAGGCTTCGAACGTCGACGCGTGACGGAGACGTACCAGAACTACATCGACGGCGAGTGGCGAGACTCAGAGACCGGCGAGACGTTCGACGTCAAGAATCCGGCCGACACCTCGGAGGTCGTCGGGTCGTTCCAGCGGTCCAGCGAGGCGGACACGAACGGCGCCATCGACGCCGCCGCGTCCGCCGAGGACGAGTGGGCCGACACGCCCGCCGCGACGCGGGGAGAGTTCCTCCGCGAGACGGCAAAGCGCATGGACGACCGTGAGGAGGAACTCACCGAGACGCTCGTCCGCGAGGAGGGGAAACTCCGCGGCGAGGCCAACGGCGAGGTCAACCGCGCGATAGATATCTTCTACTACTACGCCGAACGCGCCCTCGACTACGCCGGCGAGCGAAAGAAGGGAGCGGCGGACCAGAACCTGTACTACGTGCGCGAACCGATGGGCGTCGCGGGCCTCATCGTCCCGTGGAACTACCCCATCGCCATCCCCTGCTGGAAGATGGCCCCCGCGCTGGCGACCGGTAACACGCTCGTCATCAAGCCCTCGAAAGAGGCGCCGAACGTCCTGCGCGCGGTGTTCGAGTGCATGGACGAGGCCGCCGACGAAGTCGGCGTCCCCGACGGGGTCTTCAACTTCGTCAGCGGCGGCGGCGAGGAGGTCGGACAGGCCATCCTGGACCACGAGGAGGTCGACACCGTCTCGTTCACCGGTAGCCGCCAGGTCGGCGAGATGATCTACGATCAGGCGACGGACGACCACAAGCGCGTCCAGACCGAACTCGGCAGCAAGAACCCCACCGTCGTCTCTCCGAGCGCCGACGTGCAGGAGGCCGCCGAGACGGTCGCGTCCGGCGCGTTCGGCGTCACCGGGCAGGCCTGCACCGCGACGGAACGCGCCATCGTCCACGACTCCCAGTACGAGGAGTTCGTCGAGGCCCTCGTCGAAGAGGCCGAGAGCGTCGAACCCGGCTTCGGTCTCGACGAGGACTCGACGATGGGTCCGCACGTCAGCGAGAGCGAACTGGAGAGCACGCTGGAGTACGTCGAGAAAGGCAAAGAGGAGGGCGCGACGCTCGAATACGGCGGCGAACGCCTCGAAGGCGACGAGTACGACGACGGCTACTTCGTCCAGCCGACCGTCTTCACCGACGTCGACAACGACATGGACATCATGCAGGAGGAGGTGTTCGGCCCGTTCGTCGGCGTCACCACCTACAGCGACTTCGAGGAGGCCGTCGAACTCGTCAACGACGTCGAGTTCGGCCTCTCGGCCGGCATCGTCACCGACGACCACACCGAGGCCAACCGCTTCGTCGACGAGGTGGACTTCGGCGTCGTCAAGGTGAACGAGGCGACCACCGGCCTCGAACTGCACGTCCCGTTCGGCGGGATGAACGCCTCCTCCTCGGAGACCTACCGCGAACAGGGCGAGGAGGGGATGGACTTCTTCACCATCATCAAGACCGTCTACGAGGACTACTGAACGCGTAACTCCCTTGATTCGCTCTTTTTTTCACCCGGCTCAGAGGGCCGAGACTCGGATACACGACGACCAGAGCAACCGTCACGGGCGGGACTGAAAGGGGCCGGTCGCGTTCGAGGTGGTGTTAGTATCGAACGCAGCGCACTCAGTCAACAAGCGAAAAGGGCTCGTATCGGTGTGCCGTCCGCTAAATCGCCGTCCAGCCGCCGTCGACATATACTAAGTCGCCCGTAATGTAAGAGGCGTCCTCGCTGGCGAGAAACAGCGTCGCGCCCGCGCAGTCCTCCGGGTGGCCGGCGCGTTGGAGGGGGATGGGCTTGATGAACTCGCCTTCCTCGTCGCCCGCGGCGTCCTGTGCCTGCTGGCTCCAGCCCTCGGTGAACTCGGTGGCTATCTGTCCCGGCGCGATGGCGTTGACGCGGATGTCGTAATCCGACAGTTCCAGCGCCGTCCCGCGGGTTATCATCTTTATCGCGCCCTTCGTCGCGTCGTACTGCACCTGGCCGTACTGTGCGACTTCCGAACTGATGGAGGCCGTGTTGACGATGCAACCGGGGTCGTCGCGGTCTATCATGTCCTTGGCGGCCGCCTGCGTGCCGAAGTAGTAGCCCCGAACGTTCGTGTCCTGCAGTTTGTCGAAGTCCTCCTGTTCGACGTCGAGGAAGGGTTCGCTGTGCTGGCGGGCGGCGTTGTTCACCATCACGTCGACGCCGCCGTACTCGCGGGCCGCCTCGACGACCGATTCGAGTTGGGCGGGGTCCGAAACGTCGGTTTCGGCGTACTCGGCGGTGCCGCCCGACTCCTCGATTTTGTCGTGGGTCGGCGCGTCCTCGCCTTCCTGTTTCGGGTCCTCTTGGATGTCGGCGTTGATGACCGTCGCGCCCGCCTCGCCGAACCGGAGCGCGATGGCCCGGCCGATGCCGGCGGAGGCG
This region includes:
- a CDS encoding fumarylacetoacetate hydrolase family protein; the encoded protein is MRYFRVRIDSEDPRLVARDGRTAYDLSSARPALSSFRDLAMVASTTDRGVDDVAEALLDDAPVVGEDDVESGAVRPVVPDEVWAAGVTYEASGDAREDESGRPEMYQQVFENDRPELFFKATPSRTVGPDDEIGVREDSEWDVPEPELGIVLYEGDVVGYTVGDDVSSRDLEGQNPLYLPQAKVFERCCAVGPCVASPETVADPHDLEMSMTIERDGETAFEGETDTSLMARTCEELVSYRTRHDETPELSVLLTGTSIVPPAEFTLREGDRVEITIENVGTLTNTVTTV
- a CDS encoding aldehyde dehydrogenase family protein → MTETYQNYIDGEWRDSETGETFDVKNPADTSEVVGSFQRSSEADTNGAIDAAASAEDEWADTPAATRGEFLRETAKRMDDREEELTETLVREEGKLRGEANGEVNRAIDIFYYYAERALDYAGERKKGAADQNLYYVREPMGVAGLIVPWNYPIAIPCWKMAPALATGNTLVIKPSKEAPNVLRAVFECMDEAADEVGVPDGVFNFVSGGGEEVGQAILDHEEVDTVSFTGSRQVGEMIYDQATDDHKRVQTELGSKNPTVVSPSADVQEAAETVASGAFGVTGQACTATERAIVHDSQYEEFVEALVEEAESVEPGFGLDEDSTMGPHVSESELESTLEYVEKGKEEGATLEYGGERLEGDEYDDGYFVQPTVFTDVDNDMDIMQEEVFGPFVGVTTYSDFEEAVELVNDVEFGLSAGIVTDDHTEANRFVDEVDFGVVKVNEATTGLELHVPFGGMNASSSETYREQGEEGMDFFTIIKTVYEDY
- a CDS encoding SDR family NAD(P)-dependent oxidoreductase, encoding MGRASFDFSDETVIVTGASAGIGRAIALRFGEAGATVINADIQEDPKQEGEDAPTHDKIEESGGTAEYAETDVSDPAQLESVVEAAREYGGVDVMVNNAARQHSEPFLDVEQEDFDKLQDTNVRGYYFGTQAAAKDMIDRDDPGCIVNTASISSEVAQYGQVQYDATKGAIKMITRGTALELSDYDIRVNAIAPGQIATEFTEGWSQQAQDAAGDEEGEFIKPIPLQRAGHPEDCAGATLFLASEDASYITGDLVYVDGGWTAI